One Larus michahellis chromosome 11, bLarMic1.1, whole genome shotgun sequence genomic region harbors:
- the ITK gene encoding tyrosine-protein kinase ITK/TSK: protein MNNCVLLEELLIKKSQQKRRTSPSNFKVRFFVLTKSKLAYYEHRHGKKRTLKGSVELSRIKCVEIVKSDIIIPCQYKYPFQIVHDNYILYVFAPNRESRQRWVFTLKEETRNNNSLVSKCHPDFWLDGKWRCCAQTEKMAAGCVEYDPTKNASKKPLPPTPEDNWKLLLDPKEAVVIAIYDYEAQNPQELTLQYNEEYYVIDSSEEHWWLIQDKNGHEGYVPSSYLAEKSPENLQIYEWYNKNISRSKAETLLKDEGREGAFMVRDSRQPGMYTVSVFTKALSTDNNPVIKHYHINETTDFPKRYYLAEKHVFDCIPELINYHQHNAAGLVTRLRYAVSSWRKKAPITAGLSYGKLVINPSELTRVQEIGSGQFGVVYLGYLLEKTKVAIKTIREGAMSEEDFIEEAKVLMKLSHPKLVQLYGVCFENTPICLVFEFMENGCLSDYLRSQRGSFSKETLLGMCQDVCEGMAYLEQNSVIHRDLAARNCLVGESHVVKVSDFGMSRIVLDDQYTSSTGTKFPVKWSAPEVFSYSHYSTKSDVWSFGVLMWEVFSEGKIPYENRTNGEVVEEINAGFRLYKPKLASKAIYEVMSHCWRMRKDDRPSFSVLLYQLSEISEFDL, encoded by the exons ATGAATAACTGTGTGCTCTTGGAGGAACTGCTGATCAAAAAATCCCAGCAGAAGAGAAGGACTTCACCCTCCAACTTTAAAGTGCGCTTCTTTGTCTTAACCAAATCCAAGTTGGCTTACTATGAACATCGCCATGGG aaaaaaaggactttgaagGGTTCTGTGGAACTTTCCAGGATTAAATGTGTGGAAATTGTGAAAAGTGACATCATCATTCCCTGTCAGTATAAATATCCTTTCCAG ATCGTCCACGATAACTACATACTCTACGTGTTTGCACCCAATCGCGAGAGCCGGCAGAGATGGGTCTTCACGCTGAAGGAAG AAACCAGAAACAACAACAGTTTGGTTTCAAAGTGCCATCCAGATTTTTGGCTAGATGGCAAGTGGAGATGCTGTGCTCAGACAGAGAAGATGGCGGCTGGCTGTGTGGAGTATGACCCCACCAAAAATG CCTCAAAGAagcctcttcctcccacccctgaAGATAACTGG AAATTGTTGCTAGATCCAAAGGAAGCCGTAGTCATAGCCATATATGACTATGAAGCCCAGAACCCGCAGGAGCTGACGTTACAATATAATGAGGAATATTATGTGATTGACAGCTCTGAGGAACATTGGTGGCTGATTCAAGATAAGAATGG GCATGAAGGCTACGTGCCAAGTAGCTACCTGGCGGAAAAATCACCCGAGAATCTGCAAATATATGA GTGGTACAATAAGAAcatcagcagaagcaaagcagaaacacTCCTCAAGGATGAG GGTAGGGAAGGTGCCTTCATGGTGAGAGACTCGAGGCAGCCTGGCATGTACACAGTCTCTGTTTTCACCAAAGCATTAAG CACGGATAACAATCCTGTTATAAAGCATTACCACATCAATGAGACAACTGACTTTCCCAAGCGATATTACTTGGCAGAAAAGCACGTCTTTGACTGCATCCCTGAACTCATCAACTATCACCAGCACAATGCAGCAG GTCTTGTCACTCGTTTGCGGTACGCAGTCTCTTCTTGGAGAAAAAAGGCCCCAATCACTGCAGGACTGAGCTACG GAAAATTGGTCATTAACCCCTCTGAGCTCACCCGTGTACAGGAAATCGGCAGTGGTCAGTTTGGGGTGGTCTACCTTGGCTACTTGCTGGAGAAGACAAAAGTAGCCATAAAGACCATTCGTGAAGGAGCAATGTCTGAAGAGGATTTCATCGAGGAAGCTAAAGTCTTGAT GAAGCTGTCTCACCCCAAGCTAGTCCAGCTTTATGGCGTGTGCTTTGAGAACACTCCCATTTGCCTGGTGTTTGAGTTCATGGAGAACGGCTGCTTGTCCGACTACCTCAGGAGCCAGCGGGGCAGTTTTTCAAAGGAAACCCTGCTGGGGATGTGCCAAGATGTGTGTGAAGGAATGGCTTATCTGGAACAAAACTCTGTCATCCACAGAGATCTG GCCGCTAGGAACTGCCTGGTGGGGGAATCCCACGTGGTCAAAGTGTCTGACTTCGGGATGTCGAG gattGTCCTTGACGATCAGTATACCAGCTCCACGGGTACCAAGTTTCCAGTCAAGTGGTCTGCTCCAGAGGTTTTCTCCTACAGCCACTATAGCACCAAATCTGACGTTTGGTCATTTG gagTGCTGATGTGGGAGGTCTTCAGTGAAGGTAAAATCCCCTATGAGAACCGCACCAatggagaggtggtggaagaaaTCAACGCAGGATTTCGGCTCTACAAACCCAAGCTGGCCTCCAAGGCGATTTATGAGGTCATGAGCCACTGCTGGAGGATG AGGAAAGATGACCGGCCGtccttttctgttctgctgtacCAGCTGAGCGAAATCTCGGAGTTTGATCTGTAA
- the MED7 gene encoding mediator of RNA polymerase II transcription subunit 7, whose product MGEPQQVSALPPPPMQYIKEYTDENIRKGLAPKPPPPVKDSYMMFGNQFQCDDLIIRPLESQGIERLHPMQFDHKKELRKLNMSILVNFLDLLDILIRSPGSIKREEKLEDLKLLFVHVHHLINEYRPHQARETLRVMMEVQKRQRLETAERFQKHLERVVEMIQNCLASLPDDLPHSEGGLRVKVEPMDPDDGSNCIGQSEKQRERSGGTRDQVLDKDAAMCSIIDEMT is encoded by the coding sequence ATGGGTGAACCTCAGCAAGTGAGTGCCCTTCCTCCACCTCCAATGcaatatataaaagaatatacCGATGAAAATATCCGCAAAGGCCTGGCTCCAAAGCCACCTCCACCTGTGAAAGACAGTTATATGATGTTTGGTAATCAGTTTCAATGTGATGATCTGATTATTCGACCCTTGGAGAGCCAGGGTATTGAACGGTTACATCCCATGCAGTTTGATCACAAGAAGGAATTAAGAAAGCTTAATATGTCTATCCTGGTCAACTTTTTGGACCTCTTGGATATCTTGATAAGGAGTCCAGGGAGTATAAAGCGAGAGGAGAAACTGGAGGACTTGAAACTGCTCTTTGTTCATGTCCATCATCTTATAAATGAGTATCGGCCTCACCAGGCTCGGGAGACACTGAGAGTCATGATGGAGGTGCAGAAACGTCAGCGTTTGGAAACAGCAGAGCGATTTCAGAAGCACTTAGAGCGAGTTGTAGAGATGATTCAGAACTGCCTGGCTTCCTTGCCTGATGATCTGCCTCATTCAGAGGGAGGACTGAGAGTGAAAGTGGAACCAATGGATCCTGATGATGGCAGCAATTGCATTGGACAGAGCGAAAAGCAGAGAGAGCGTTCTGGTGGCACGAGAGATCAGGTTTTAGACAAAGATGCAGCTATGTGTAGCATTATTGATGAAATGAcatga